The region AATGCGGCGGTCGCGGTCACGGGGCCTGGTTCACGCGGTCGACCATCGAGGTGCGCGGACGCAGTCGGCGGCGGGCCGGGCGCTTCGACGGAGGTCAGACGTCCGCACGAGGCGACTCTGCCCTCGGGATCAGGGCCACGCCGGATCGCGCCGCCTGCTCGAGCCTAGTGGCGTCGACATCCGCCTTGGCAATGGAATCGATGCCCCTGATGACGCTCAGCAGCAGATACCCCAGAGCCGAGGAGTCGACATGGTCGGCCACTTCCCCTGCGTCCTGGGCGTCGCGGATCGCGCCCGCGAGGGCGCCGGCGAGATCGTCGAACGCGCGGCGGGCCGTCTGCGCCACCTCCTCGTCCTCACCGGCACGGTCCGCGGTGACCTTGGTGAGGAAGCACCCACGGTGGGGCGACTCGCCGGCGAAGGCGCCAGCGAGGGAGACGAGGTAGTGCTCGAGTCGCGCCATCGGCGAGGGAAGCACCGCTTTCGGGCCGCCCTGCAGCTGCTCACGGGCTTGGGCGACGAGGTCCCGGCAGTAGTCGGAGAAGACACGCACGTACAGGTCGTGCTTGTTGCCGAACGCCTTGTAGATGCTGCCCTTGCCCAGCCCAGTTGCTTCCATGAGGTCATAGGTGGACGTGCCTACAAATCCAGTCGTCCAGAACTGGTCGCGCACGACATTCAGTACAGCGTCCTCGTCGAAGCCTCGCCTTCTTCCCATGCCGTCAGGGTACGCCGTTGTGGTCCACCTGGACCACAACGGCTGCTGACCCGCTCACGACACACGGAACACCTCTCGGCTCGGACCGACCCCATCAGGCCCTCGGCGACCGGCTCCGCCGCGGCCCGGCACACGACTGCTCCCGCCTCGACACACCCGACGCCACCTCAATGAACTTCACTGGATACCTAGACTCAATTTTTCATTTGAACACTAATAGAGGTGTGGTCTACTTTAGAGACCACTAGGAGACCGCTTCGTTCGACTTACCAAGGAGTCACAGATGCCCCATGTTGTCGCCCCCCAGCCGCGCGTAGTTGTTGCCTTCCACTCCGGATACGGACACACCGCCGTCCTCGCCGAGGCCGTCCAACACGGTGCCGAGAAGGCCGGCGCACACGTGACGTTCGTGGCGGTGGACGCCATCACCGACGAGCAGTGGCACGAGCTGGACACGGCTGACGCAGTGATCTTCGGGGCGCCGACCTACATGGGCGGCGCATCCGCGGGTTTCCACGCGTTCGCCGAGGCCAGTAGCGGCAGGTACCTCAACGGCACCTGGGCGGACAAGATCGCTGCCGGCTTCACCAACTCCGCCTCCAAGAGTGGGGACAAGCTCAACACCCTGAACTTCCTGGCCGCCTTCGCCGCCCAGCACCACATGATCTGGGTGGGCCTGGGACTGGCCCCGGGCTGGAACGCCCTCCAGGCCAGCGAAAACGACCTCAACCGGCTCGGCTTCTGGGTCGGTGCGGGCGCCCAGACTCCTCAGGACGGTGGCATCGAGACGGTGCACGAAGCCGACATCGCCACCGCAGAGCATCTCGGGGCGCGGGTCACCGCACAGGCCGCAGCCCTCACCGTCGGCCGGGCCGCCCTGGCCGAAGTCACTGTCTGACCCATCCCGGTACCCCAATTCCCGGCATTCCAGAGGCCTTCTGGTGAAAAGCCTCTCCCTTACCAGGACCACGAGGATCCTCACGGTCCGTGCCATGAAGAACGACTAGGAGCACGAGCAATGCCTCTGCACGGTGAGTACAAGCCGAGCGCCACCTCGTGGGTGCGCGACCAGGTCGCCCAGTACGAGGCCAACGACGGCGCGGAAGGCGGGACCTTCCTGGACCTGCCGGTCATCATCCTGACCACCAAGGGCGTGAAGTCCGGAAAGATCCGCAAGATGCCCCTGATGCGCGTCGAGCACAACGGCTCCTACGCGGTGGCCGCCTCCAACGGAGGCGCCGACACACACCCTTCCTGGTACCAGAACGTCGTCGCCCATCCCCTTGTCGAGGTGCAGGACCGAGCGGTCCAGCAGGACATGATCGCCCGCGAGCTCCATGGCGAGGAGAAGGCCGAATGGTGGAAGCGCGCGGACGCCGCCTACCCACCCTTCGTCGACTACCGGGCCGGAACCGCCCGCGACATCCCGCTCTTCGGCACCGCTCCACCCGGACACCCACGTACCCGCGACGGCGACACGACGGTGTCAGTCCGGCTGACAGCCCCTCAGGTCGAGGGCATCGACAGCGATGCACGGTCCTCGACGACAGCCTCGCCGACACCGCGCAGGAACTGAACGCTCAGCGCGTGGAGGCCTGGTGGCCAGCCTCACCTCGGTGGTCAACGGCCGCTGCACAGCGCATGCATGCCTGCACACCACCCACGTGTAAGGCAACACGCGCCGCGTTACGACGGTGAATCGCGGCTTCGCCACCAGCCCGGCCCCGCACCACCCGGACGTCTCGTCGAGCAACTGACCGACGAGGAGAAGTGATTCCACAACTACCGCTTCGATGACCCCGGCCCGGTTCCGGTGGTGGGCGGCTTCTACCAGGCGTGCCTGGACCGCATCACTACCTTGCTCGGCACCTGACCACACGGCGGAACAGCCCGCGCGGTCCGGTCCCGGCCACTCACCGCCGGATTCGGCTCATACGCCCTGGTCGGAGGCGTGGCGCTGGTCGTAGGCGACGCGGGCCGCGTGCACGCGCGAAGCCCGCTTCTCGGTCCAGGAACACAGGGCCCGGGTCTCCTCGGCGATCTCACCGCCGAGGTCGGTCAGCCCGTAGAGCACCAAAGGCGGCAGGACCTCAGGGTCGACGCTGCGCAGGACCAGGCCGTCACGTTCCAGCGTCCGCAAGGTCTGCGACAGCATCTTCCGGCTGATCCCACCCAGAGACCGGTGCAGTTCCGAATACCGCTGGGCACCACGCTCTCGCAAGCTCGCCAGCATGAGCAGGGCCCACTTGTCGGCCAAGTCCACAAAGACATCACGACTGGGACAGGCCGCGTCGAGGATGTCCATCGGCCGGTCCGAGTCGATGGTCACTGACCGCTCCTGCTCTACCATGACCGCATTCTATACCAGGAAACCAAGGATCCCCATAGACTCTTCTGGAGTCAATGTCTCCAGTGAGCTCTCGCCGGGTAGCGACCTTCTCGCGGTTGTTCTGGCGTCGGAGCAGACCAACCCTCACGAAAGCTGGGATCTTCGGCATTCCACCCATTCGGATAGGTTTGTTTATAACTTTCCTTGCCGGATTACAGGTGGGAGACGATGTCAGGCAAGAGCAGGTGTACCCAGCAGCCACAGGCGGCGGAAGGATCCTCCTCCGGCGCCCCGGCGCAGGCCCTTCACTCCCCCTTGCCGCCCGCACAGAGTGCGGATGTGAACACTTACGACACGCTACGGCTCGGGCTGAACCGCGCGGTGGCA is a window of Streptomyces sp. NBC_00271 DNA encoding:
- a CDS encoding TetR/AcrR family transcriptional regulator — translated: MGRRRGFDEDAVLNVVRDQFWTTGFVGTSTYDLMEATGLGKGSIYKAFGNKHDLYVRVFSDYCRDLVAQAREQLQGGPKAVLPSPMARLEHYLVSLAGAFAGESPHRGCFLTKVTADRAGEDEEVAQTARRAFDDLAGALAGAIRDAQDAGEVADHVDSSALGYLLLSVIRGIDSIAKADVDATRLEQAARSGVALIPRAESPRADV
- a CDS encoding flavodoxin family protein, producing the protein MPHVVAPQPRVVVAFHSGYGHTAVLAEAVQHGAEKAGAHVTFVAVDAITDEQWHELDTADAVIFGAPTYMGGASAGFHAFAEASSGRYLNGTWADKIAAGFTNSASKSGDKLNTLNFLAAFAAQHHMIWVGLGLAPGWNALQASENDLNRLGFWVGAGAQTPQDGGIETVHEADIATAEHLGARVTAQAAALTVGRAALAEVTV
- a CDS encoding winged helix-turn-helix transcriptional regulator, with product MTIDSDRPMDILDAACPSRDVFVDLADKWALLMLASLRERGAQRYSELHRSLGGISRKMLSQTLRTLERDGLVLRSVDPEVLPPLVLYGLTDLGGEIAEETRALCSWTEKRASRVHAARVAYDQRHASDQGV